A genomic window from Coccinella septempunctata chromosome 9, icCocSept1.1, whole genome shotgun sequence includes:
- the LOC123319824 gene encoding uncharacterized protein LOC123319824 yields MNRLLKLMKRMLEEMAITTNIDLLESIFAAKSDIRTEFDLCTCSSALLLKSPSKKLSLQEENEELNKNEDAADSDMKQQESITKIGHHHKKKKMSTPDLSRQHSDEDTFSMKKSSSADSSMKRKRSRVKSISEPEITLTVEDRQPSLLEKKAIQPLSTPHTPVVLMVPLLNLAETLSKELRFNMTFTKPLYEFSFNHLEFPVTPGGSYSMMMTELRPLKKSEKTGSCGIGAEGKKPKFRSTFRIAGSTQEMRVEPMCGVLEHGESIKLTVVATPKMSEDVVAAYALEQKKNALYQEKMEEELRKREDNLTHKKTKKSKTKVRGAKSKAKKKKSSIDIEMTKVTEEEIQIEISSKDVEVEYPDLYPAELAIWRSIEPHFLNNNFVCRIDYEMEEPWTHEHEPDIFSLETVCKVISPDFIHDQKVQRLDFGQVPIGDCKRKIVTIQNLRCAGVHGYKSRKNYISVLTISRSSYTKCSIRPIFQSFTCGC; encoded by the exons ATGAATCGTCTGCTGAAACTCATGAAACGCATGCTGGAAGAAATGGCGATAACGACAAACATCGACCTTTTAGAGAGCATTTTCGCTGCGAAGTCCGATATAAGGACAGAGTTCGATCTATGCACGTGTTCGAGTGCTCTACTGTTAAAGTCGCCGAGCAAAAAGTTGAGCCTTCAAGAAGAAAACGAAGAATTGAATAAAAACGAAGATGCTGCAG ATTCAGACATGAAGCAGCAAGAATCTATCACGAAGATAGGCCATCaccataaaaagaaaaaaatgagtACTCCAGATCTTTCGAGACAACATAGCGATGAAGATACTTTCAGTATGAAAAAGAGTTCAAGTGCGGATTCGAGCATGAAAAGAAAACGGTCTAGGGTGAAGAGCATATCAGAGCCCGAAATAACCCTCACCGTTGAAGACCGACAGCCTTCATTGCTGGAAAAGAAGGCCATTCAGCCTCTGTCGACTCCCCACACCCCTGTCGTACTTATGGTTCCTCTGCTAAACTTAGCTGAAACACTATCTAAAGAATTGAGGTTCAATATGACGTTCACCAAACCTCTTTACGAGTTCTCCTTCAACCACCTCGAGTTCCCAGTAACTCCTGGCGGGTCTTATTCGATGATGATGACAGAATTGAGGCCACTGAAGAAGTCCGAGAAGACTGGCTCGTGTGGTATTGGTGCGGAAGGGAAAAAACCTAAATTCAGATCAACTTTCAGAATAGCTGGGAGTACCCAAGAAATGAGAGTAGAACCAATGTGTGGAGTGTTAGAACATGGGGAA TCGATAAAACTTACTGTTGTTGCAACTCCGAAAATGAGCGAAGACGTTGTAGCTGCTTATGCTTTGGAACAGAAGAAGAACGCTTTATATCAGGAGAAAATGGAGGAAGAATTACGCAAAAGAGAGGATAATTTGACTCATAAGAAGACGAAGAAGTCTAAAACCAAGGTGAGAGGAGCAAAGTCCAAAgcgaaaaagaagaaaagttCGATCGACATAGAGATGACCAAAG TAACTGAAGAGGAAATACAAATTGAGATATCGTCCAAAGATGTGGAGGTAGAATATCCAGACTTATATCCTGCAGAATTGGCTATATGGCGCAGTATTGAGCCtcactttctaaacaacaattttgtTTGTCGCATCGATTACGAGATGGAGGAGCCTTG GACTCACGAGCACGAGCCTGACATATTCTCCCTAGAAACAGTATGCAAAGTTATTTCCCCAGATTTCATTCACGATCAGAAGGTACAACGTTTGGACTTTGGTCAGGTGCCTATAGGCGATTGTAAGAGGAAGATTGTAACAATTCAAAATTTGCGAT
- the LOC123321093 gene encoding LOW QUALITY PROTEIN: unconventional myosin-XVIIIa-like (The sequence of the model RefSeq protein was modified relative to this genomic sequence to represent the inferred CDS: deleted 1 base in 1 codon; substituted 2 bases at 2 genomic stop codons), protein MTYGIILWGGSPDADRVFMKQNCALRVMIGVNRMTSCRPFFKRYGILTAPCCYILECLLYIHRNKNTLLKHSAIHDHQTRAKDKFIIPRHRLKRTQNNHIFHGVRLYNKLPAQVTSLRCGGVYKQRYERVFRELEFTKRRLRQQHEDDLEQLVGLKKQLEKKLNDAYEEAEEQRQVVGQWKNKVQXLNGEINYLKLLLEEQNARNNLLEKKQRRFDSETQMLNDELKKERNAKERAVREKEVLITEKYSVETALADTRLELDLKEQKLNILQREYDELTCGERTEEEITNLRRQKIELERKVKDQEEELDELASQVQLLEQAKLRLEMTVESMRKEAKKEANLRDEEMEEMRGNAQKRVKTLEAQLENEHEERTMLLRQKHELERRLASAAESEKHDREGDEVLIRRLKNDLRKTKALLRDCQTQLDMQKADAPGKNVIRQLKNQVEDLECARALAVKIKQSLEAELSDTQSQLEESNRLKRDAEEKANHMAREKGELQSQLEENEEELAEVFKKYKAAIQQMSLDQMALQEQVSLVSELEVERNQLKEQLTELTTKLESAEYMGDASSNLLAKRNEFMVKELESKLDLEQSTRSRLEIQISRLKEXVEKLQSEVTAERRKEQQAQDQIKKLQRSLRETKEELNNALSKEMEASQRKKDLEKRLENLETEAASERNDLKLAKKRIEDLQLALQGELGDSVSDHSESDPSDSDCDSVDTYLPNNRGSSFDGRRFDNLSRSSTSSSNLGKEASFT, encoded by the exons ATGACCTACGGTATAATCCTATGGGGAGGGTCTCCGGATGCTGATAGGGTTTTCATGAAGCAAAATTGTGCATTAAGGGTGATGATTGGAGTTAATAGGATGACCAGCTGCAGGCCGTTTTTTAAGAGATATGGCATACTCACAGCTCCATGCTGTTATATTCTCGAGTGCCTCCTATACATTCATAGAAATAAGAATACTCTTCTGAAACACTCCGCTATACACGATCACCAAACAAGAGCTAAAGACAAATTCATAATACCCAGACATCGATTGAAGAGGACGCAGAATAACCACATTTTCCACGGAGTGAGATTGTATAATAAACTTCCAGCTCAGGTTACCTCCCTTCGTT GTGGCGGTGTGTACAAACAACGTTACGAGAGGGTGTTCAGGGAGCTGGAGTTCACCAAAAGGAGGTTGAGGCAGCAGCACGAGGACGATCTCGAGCAGCTGGTGGGGCTGAAGAAGCAGCTGGAGAAGAAG TTGAATGATGCTTACGAAGAAGCTGAAGAACAGAGACAGGTAGTCGGACAGTGGAAGAACAAGGTGCAATAATTGAACGGCGAAATTAACTATCTTAAACTGCTGCTCGAAGAGCAGAACGCAAGAAACAATCTGCTGGAGAAGAAACAGAGGAGGTTCGATTCGGAGACCCAGATGCTAAACGACGAACTGAAAAAAGAGAGGAACGCCAAGGAAAGAGCGGTTCGAGAAAAGGAGGTGTTGATCACAGAGAAATACAGCGTGGAGACTGCGCTTGCG GACACCAGGTTGGAGCTGGACCTCAAAGAGCAGAAGCTGAACATTCTCCAGAGGGAATACGATGAATTAACTTGCGGCGAAAGGACAGAAGAGGAAATAACGAACCTCAGGAGGCAGAAGATCGAGCTTGAGAGGAAAGTGAAGGACCAGGAGGAAGAACTGGACGAACTGGCTAGTCAGGTGCAGTTATTGGAACAGGCGAAGTTGAGGCTGGAGATGACCGTTGAGAGCATGCGGAAGGAGGCCAAGAAAGAGGCAAACCTGAGGGACGAGGAGATGGAGGAGATGCGAGGAAATGCTCAGAAAAGGGTCAAAA CTCTGGAGGCTCAACTGGAGAACGAACACGAAGAAAGGACTATGCTTCTGCGTCAAAAACACGAATTGGAGCGAAGACTGGCTTCTGCTGCCGAATCCGAAAAGCACGATAGGGAGGGTGATGAGGTGCTGATCAGGAGGCTGAAGAACGACTTGAGAAAAACGAAGGCGTTGCTCAGGGACTGCCAAACGCAACTGGACATGCAAAAAGCTGATGCTCCAG GAAAGAACGTTATAAGGCAATTGAAGAACCAAGTGGAAGACTTAGAGTGCGCCAGGGCCTTGGCGGTCAAGATCAAACAAAGCCTCGAGGCCGAGCTCTCCGACACTCAGTCTCAGCTGGAAGAATCGAATAGGCTGAAGCGAGACGCCGAAGAAAAGGCCAATCACATGGCCAGAGAGAAGGGCGAGCTCCAGTCTCAGCTGGAAGAGAACGAAGAAGAGCTGGCCGAGGTGTTCAAGAAGTACAAGGCAGCCATCCAACAGATGTCGCTGGACCAGATGGCGCTTCAAGAGCAGGTGTCCTTGGTGTCCGAGTTAGAGGTGGAAAGGAACCAACTGAAAGAGCAGCTGACGGAGTTGACCACGAAGCTGGAGAGCGCGGAGTATATGGGCGATGCTTCGTCGAATCTCCTTGCCAAGAG GAACGAGTTCATGGTGAAGGAGCTGGAGTCCAAGTTGGACCTGGAGCAATCCACCAGGAGCAGGTTGGAGATCCAGATATCCCGTCTGAAGGAATAGGTGGAGAAGCTCCAGTCGGAAGTGACCGCG GAAAGACGAAAGGAGCAGCAGGCCCAAGACCAGATCAAGAAACTTCAACGGTCCCTCAGGGAAACGAAAGAGGAGCTGAACAACGCCCTATCGAAAGAGATGGAGGCCAGCCAGAGGAAGAAGGACCTGGAGAAGAGGCTGGAGAATCTGGAGACGGAGGCGGCGAGCGAGAGGAACGATCTGAAGTTGGCGAAGAAGCGAATCGAAGATCTGCAGCTGGCTTTGCAGGGAGAGCTTGGGGATAGTGTTTCAGATCATTCCGAAAG tgaCCCTAGCGATTCAGACTGCGATTCAGTCGATACATATCTTCCCAACAACAGAGGTTCATCATTTGACGGAAGAAG